The Crocosphaera subtropica ATCC 51142 genome includes a window with the following:
- the rimI gene encoding ribosomal protein S18-alanine N-acetyltransferase, with protein sequence MSSSFVTLHTPQLTHLDELVALDQCCLGGLWTKDGYGRELQSPNSHFWVLSSHFTQTLIGCGCFWEILEEAHITLLMIDPQYQGQGLGQLLLYGLLRDAVNRKLERATLEVRVSNQPALSLYRKFGFQVAGQRKGYYKQTGEDALVLWRSSLHSPQFQQELSTWKQHINERLANNHWQFSILNQ encoded by the coding sequence ATGTCATCTTCCTTTGTTACACTTCATACTCCTCAGTTAACTCATCTGGATGAACTGGTAGCCTTAGATCAATGTTGTCTTGGGGGTTTATGGACAAAAGATGGCTATGGACGGGAGTTGCAAAGTCCCAATAGTCATTTTTGGGTTTTGTCTTCTCATTTCACTCAAACCCTTATCGGTTGTGGGTGTTTTTGGGAAATTTTAGAAGAGGCCCACATTACTTTATTAATGATTGATCCTCAATATCAAGGCCAAGGGTTGGGACAGTTATTACTTTATGGTTTACTTCGGGATGCAGTTAACCGAAAATTAGAACGTGCTACCCTAGAGGTGAGAGTGTCTAATCAACCCGCCCTTTCTCTCTATCGAAAGTTTGGCTTTCAAGTGGCAGGGCAACGAAAAGGATATTACAAACAAACGGGAGAAGATGCGCTGGTTCTTTGGCGTAGCAGTTTACACTCTCCTCAGTTTCAGCAAGAATTGTCTACTTGGAAACAACACATTAATGAGCGTCTTGCCAATAATCATTGGCAATTCTCTATACTTAATCAGTGA
- a CDS encoding response regulator transcription factor: MKILVVEDDENIVIPIEEYLDEQNYIVEVASDGEVARDFLDVFDYDLIVLDVMLPKLDGIALCQQLRANGCKTPILMLTARDTIQDRVKGLDAGADDYLIKPFDLEELSARIRALLRRGETALPPILTWGDLCVDPNTCEVTYQQQALNLSPKEYRLLEFFLRHPRRMFSRSQLLDHLWAMDQIPEEATVKAHISSLRQKLKTAGLESDVIETVYGLGYRLKESP, encoded by the coding sequence ATGAAAATTTTAGTTGTCGAAGATGATGAAAACATAGTCATCCCCATTGAAGAGTATCTTGACGAACAAAACTATATCGTTGAAGTTGCATCTGATGGGGAAGTCGCTAGAGACTTTCTAGATGTTTTCGATTATGACCTCATCGTCTTGGATGTCATGTTGCCGAAACTTGATGGTATTGCTTTATGTCAGCAACTACGAGCTAATGGCTGTAAAACACCAATTTTGATGTTAACAGCCAGAGACACAATTCAAGATAGGGTAAAAGGTCTTGATGCAGGTGCCGATGATTATTTAATCAAGCCTTTTGACCTCGAAGAACTCTCAGCAAGAATCCGTGCTTTACTGCGTCGAGGAGAAACGGCGTTGCCACCGATTTTAACCTGGGGAGACTTATGTGTTGATCCTAATACTTGTGAAGTAACGTATCAACAACAAGCATTAAACCTAAGTCCAAAAGAATATCGTTTGTTAGAGTTCTTTTTGCGGCATCCTCGTCGTATGTTTAGCCGTTCGCAACTGTTGGATCATCTCTGGGCTATGGATCAAATTCCTGAGGAGGCTACCGTGAAAGCCCATATTAGTAGTTTACGTCAAAAGCTGAAAACGGCTGGCCTTGAATCGGATGTGATTGAAACAGTGTATGGCTTAGGATATCGTCTTAAAGAGTCCCCATAG
- a CDS encoding TetR/AcrR family transcriptional regulator: MMILDSSSSQLNKKAEQILQGALPEFLEHGYAATRMDQVAKTARVSKQTLYSYFDDKEGLFTALIQYVACQKFRLVWSKPLSGEPRQVLTQLARRIVTEINDPDYLCFVRLIIAESGKHPELSRLFLQNVAQPAISIFKGYLKEHPELKIKDSEVIAHIFVGTLIHNILTQNMLSGQEIIPMEPERLINNLVDLIIG, encoded by the coding sequence ATGATGATATTAGATTCTTCTTCGAGTCAATTGAACAAAAAAGCAGAACAAATTTTACAAGGGGCGTTACCAGAATTTTTAGAACATGGTTATGCTGCCACTCGGATGGATCAAGTGGCAAAAACCGCAAGGGTTTCAAAACAAACCTTATACAGTTATTTTGATGATAAAGAAGGATTGTTTACGGCCTTAATTCAATATGTTGCTTGTCAAAAGTTTCGTTTAGTTTGGTCAAAACCCTTATCAGGAGAACCCCGTCAAGTTTTAACTCAATTAGCTCGACGAATTGTAACAGAAATTAATGATCCTGATTATCTCTGTTTTGTTCGTTTAATTATTGCTGAGTCAGGGAAACATCCAGAATTATCTCGACTCTTTTTGCAGAATGTTGCTCAACCGGCCATCAGCATTTTTAAGGGATATCTTAAGGAACATCCTGAACTCAAAATTAAAGATTCTGAAGTCATTGCCCATATTTTTGTGGGGACGTTAATCCATAATATTTTGACTCAAAATATGTTGTCAGGTCAAGAAATTATTCCCATGGAACCAGAGCGATTAATTAATAATTTAGTGGATTTGATTATTGGTTAA
- a CDS encoding sensor histidine kinase — protein MFQNVRFRLLLFYLLVMEGILILFGGSIYFSFTRQESKQLDNKLMALAEVVAPTFSKIQYQDTSSLQQLHNEDLFDPETQTIEWFDHNKNLLWHQGNLQVSAQPEPGLFTLGSQKHSSGIRSVTFSVAVNASRNMQASSRGYVRISQSLEELEASQNQLRLILSLSAIAAFSLAAVGGYFLTDTAVKPIEEAFEKQQQFTADASHELRGPLTAIKASIDIMRRHPERFQEKDVRKVGAIANATAQMTRLVEDLLFLARTEKKTIKSNPEYIPISLNDLLQKLIDLLEPLAGEKNITLNYQAFDEVSVMGNPDQLTRLFSNLLYNALNYTSEKGLVLIRLIQHNRLVKVAVEDTGVGIAPEDVSHVFDRFWRADKSRHNSGGTGLGLSIAQAIAHSHQGKITVKSKLGIGTCFEVSLPILENK, from the coding sequence ATGTTTCAAAATGTACGCTTCCGTCTCCTATTATTTTATTTACTGGTCATGGAAGGGATCTTGATTCTGTTCGGTGGAAGTATCTATTTTTCTTTTACTCGCCAAGAATCTAAACAACTTGATAACAAACTAATGGCTTTAGCTGAAGTTGTAGCCCCAACCTTTAGTAAAATCCAATATCAAGATACCTCTTCCTTACAGCAATTACATAATGAAGACCTTTTTGATCCTGAAACTCAAACTATAGAATGGTTTGACCATAACAAAAATCTTCTCTGGCATCAAGGAAATTTACAGGTTTCCGCTCAACCTGAACCAGGTTTATTTACCCTCGGTTCCCAAAAACATAGTTCTGGAATTCGTAGTGTTACCTTCTCTGTTGCTGTGAATGCTTCGAGGAATATGCAAGCTTCTTCACGAGGTTATGTTCGTATTAGTCAATCTTTAGAAGAATTAGAAGCATCACAAAATCAATTACGTTTGATTTTATCACTAAGTGCGATCGCTGCTTTTAGCTTAGCTGCTGTGGGGGGTTATTTTTTAACTGATACAGCAGTTAAACCCATTGAAGAAGCCTTTGAAAAGCAGCAGCAGTTTACGGCTGATGCGTCCCATGAACTCCGAGGTCCTTTGACCGCTATCAAAGCCTCCATTGATATTATGCGTCGTCACCCTGAGCGTTTTCAAGAGAAAGATGTCAGAAAAGTAGGAGCGATCGCCAATGCAACGGCTCAAATGACTCGTTTAGTTGAAGATTTATTATTTTTAGCGCGTACGGAAAAAAAAACGATAAAGTCTAATCCTGAATATATCCCTATTTCTCTTAATGATTTATTACAAAAATTAATTGACTTACTCGAACCGTTAGCAGGAGAAAAAAATATTACTTTAAATTATCAAGCGTTTGATGAAGTTTCGGTTATGGGCAATCCTGATCAATTGACCCGTTTGTTTTCTAATTTGCTTTATAATGCTCTTAATTATACCTCTGAAAAAGGCTTGGTTTTAATCCGTCTGATCCAACATAATCGGCTGGTTAAAGTGGCAGTAGAAGATACAGGGGTTGGGATTGCTCCAGAAGATGTTTCCCATGTTTTTGATCGGTTCTGGCGTGCCGATAAATCCCGTCATAATAGCGGTGGAACCGGATTAGGTTTATCCATTGCTCAGGCGATCGCCCACTCCCATCAAGGAAAAATTACGGTTAAAAGTAAGTTAGGAATTGGTACCTGTTTTGAAGTATCTTTACCGATTTTAGAAAATAAATAA
- a CDS encoding ParA family protein: MALVISTVNMKGGVGKTTLTVNLATCLAKNHGKRVLVLDLDAQISATLSLMSPHEFAQTRKKRRTLSYLLDNIIQPNPYSKLDIHDIIQPYICGIEGLDLLPGDLELYDEYIVSEMLHKQAAMVDNPDFETVWNHFERVLIQKILEPVLEHYHFVIMDCAPGYNLLTRSGLSASNYYLLPARPEPLSVVGMQLLERRIAKLKESHQNNQPLNLNLLGVVFISSGGGLLSRYYNRVMRRVQADFSAEKLFKTSIPMDVNVAKAVDNFMPVVTSMPNSSGSKAFIKLAEEFLSKLPS; the protein is encoded by the coding sequence ATGGCATTAGTAATTAGTACCGTTAACATGAAAGGGGGTGTGGGAAAAACCACATTAACTGTCAATTTGGCTACTTGTTTAGCCAAAAATCACGGAAAACGAGTGTTAGTTCTCGATTTGGATGCCCAAATTAGTGCCACCCTCAGTTTAATGTCTCCCCATGAGTTCGCCCAAACCCGAAAAAAACGGCGTACTCTTAGTTATTTACTAGATAATATTATTCAACCTAATCCTTATAGTAAACTCGATATTCATGATATTATCCAACCCTATATTTGTGGCATAGAAGGACTGGATTTATTACCAGGGGATTTAGAATTATACGATGAGTATATCGTTTCAGAAATGCTGCATAAACAAGCTGCGATGGTGGATAATCCTGATTTTGAAACGGTTTGGAATCACTTTGAGAGGGTTTTAATTCAGAAAATTTTAGAGCCTGTTCTAGAACATTATCACTTTGTGATTATGGACTGCGCTCCGGGTTATAATCTTTTAACCAGAAGTGGTTTATCTGCTAGTAATTATTATTTATTACCGGCTCGTCCTGAACCTTTATCGGTGGTAGGAATGCAATTGTTAGAACGACGAATTGCTAAATTGAAAGAAAGCCATCAAAATAATCAACCCTTGAATTTGAATTTATTAGGAGTTGTTTTTATTTCATCAGGAGGCGGTTTATTAAGTCGTTATTATAACCGAGTCATGCGACGAGTCCAAGCGGATTTTTCTGCTGAAAAACTCTTTAAAACTTCCATTCCTATGGATGTTAATGTAGCTAAAGCAGTGGATAATTTTATGCCCGTTGTTACTTCTATGCCTAATTCTAGTGGTTCTAAAGCATTCATTAAATTAGCAGAAGAATTTTTAAGTAAGTTACCTTCTTAA
- the aroH gene encoding chorismate mutase, whose product MGVQLTNTEHCWRDAIVEWKVRGIRGATTVTENSQEAIGEAVSELLDVIENQNQLNPEDIVSVTFTATQDLDAIFPAAIARQRPHWQDVPLLDVQQMSVEGSLKRCIRVLIHVNTSKPQKEISHAYLRGASNLRPDWRLTYTSHSL is encoded by the coding sequence ATGGGAGTGCAACTAACGAACACCGAACATTGTTGGAGGGACGCGATCGTGGAGTGGAAAGTCAGGGGAATTCGAGGGGCAACCACAGTGACAGAAAACAGCCAAGAAGCCATAGGAGAAGCAGTTAGCGAGTTATTAGATGTCATTGAAAACCAAAATCAACTAAATCCTGAAGATATTGTTAGTGTTACCTTCACCGCTACCCAGGACCTCGATGCTATTTTTCCGGCTGCGATCGCCCGTCAACGCCCCCACTGGCAAGATGTACCCCTTCTAGATGTCCAACAAATGTCCGTTGAAGGTAGCTTAAAACGCTGTATAAGGGTTCTCATTCACGTTAATACCTCAAAACCCCAAAAAGAAATTTCTCACGCCTATTTACGCGGTGCTTCTAATCTTCGTCCGGATTGGCGTTTAACCTATACAAGCCATTCCTTGTAA
- a CDS encoding serine hydrolase, giving the protein MTFFMPDEQLNSLAKQILAVTWAEFPELTRDQCALTWLVYDTPVMVDKKEITFPGEFWQHPINGFSYRGDETIYPASVVKLFYLVAIHQWLEAGNLKPSVELNRAMTDMIVDSSNDATSLVVDMLTHTTSGPELPPQELAQWQQKRDEINRYFQGFGWEELKQINVNQKTWCDGYYGREKQFVGEKGENRNRLTTNAVARLFHNMVAERVISPERSQQMMKLLNRQLPPTPADNQEENQITGFLGESLPANAKLWSKAGWTSQVRHDAAYIEIPNLPPFLLVVFTEGQKNSQNKNILPFISQLVLEMFKSR; this is encoded by the coding sequence ATGACCTTTTTCATGCCAGATGAGCAATTAAACAGCCTCGCAAAGCAAATATTAGCAGTAACTTGGGCCGAATTTCCTGAATTAACCCGTGATCAATGTGCTTTAACCTGGTTAGTTTATGATACCCCTGTCATGGTTGACAAAAAAGAGATCACCTTTCCTGGGGAATTTTGGCAACATCCTATCAACGGATTTAGTTATCGAGGGGACGAAACTATCTATCCTGCTAGTGTGGTGAAATTGTTTTATTTAGTGGCAATTCATCAATGGTTAGAAGCAGGAAACCTTAAACCTTCAGTTGAATTAAATCGTGCTATGACTGACATGATAGTAGACTCTAGTAACGATGCAACCAGCTTAGTGGTAGATATGTTAACCCATACGACCAGTGGACCAGAATTGCCGCCTCAGGAGTTAGCACAATGGCAACAGAAACGCGACGAAATTAACCGCTATTTTCAAGGGTTTGGTTGGGAAGAATTGAAGCAGATTAATGTTAATCAGAAAACGTGGTGCGATGGCTATTATGGCAGAGAAAAGCAGTTTGTCGGGGAAAAGGGAGAAAACCGAAACCGTTTAACCACTAATGCTGTGGCCAGATTATTTCATAATATGGTGGCAGAAAGAGTCATTTCCCCAGAGCGATCCCAACAAATGATGAAATTATTAAACAGACAACTTCCACCAACCCCAGCAGACAACCAAGAAGAAAATCAAATTACAGGGTTTTTAGGGGAAAGTTTACCAGCTAATGCTAAATTATGGTCAAAAGCAGGATGGACATCCCAGGTACGTCACGATGCTGCTTATATAGAAATCCCTAATCTACCCCCCTTCTTATTAGTGGTGTTTACAGAAGGTCAAAAGAATAGTCAAAATAAAAACATTCTTCCTTTTATTTCACAATTAGTTTTAGAAATGTTTAAATCTAGATAA
- a CDS encoding Ycf34 family protein, which translates to MCICVNCHYVDSCQTYHAVEEQHQQPHLTNNPTFDPKEPTINVNIRPKEDYIEMEWDVVGCESFLEETGKWMKLRPGEPVPA; encoded by the coding sequence ATGTGTATTTGTGTTAATTGTCATTACGTTGATAGTTGTCAAACCTATCACGCAGTAGAAGAACAGCATCAACAACCCCATTTAACTAATAATCCTACTTTCGACCCAAAAGAACCTACCATCAATGTTAACATTCGTCCAAAAGAAGATTATATCGAAATGGAGTGGGATGTTGTAGGTTGTGAAAGCTTTTTAGAAGAAACGGGAAAATGGATGAAGTTACGTCCTGGAGAACCGGTTCCTGCTTAA
- the nblB gene encoding phycobilisome degradation protein NblB: MSLTPADVQPLLISDNLGDRLKGVNLLRQLDPTIAFDLIQPLVTDTNERVRYAAVSQLDPLGKQDPNKALSLLRDRIQNDPETDVKAAAADVIGGLQLTEAYEDLKQLYHQTSDWLLQLSIIATLGELGEPKAIELLEDALKSDNGLVRISAVSALGELGNQEGIKLLLDLVKDEDWQVRYRLVQALGKLGGDQAQEALKILTEDSMEQVAKEAKENLA, translated from the coding sequence ATGAGTCTTACCCCTGCTGATGTGCAACCCCTATTAATTTCCGACAACCTTGGCGATCGCCTCAAAGGTGTCAATTTATTACGTCAACTCGATCCCACTATCGCCTTTGATCTGATTCAACCTTTAGTAACTGATACCAATGAACGGGTTCGTTATGCTGCCGTCAGTCAACTTGATCCCTTGGGTAAACAAGATCCAAACAAAGCTTTAAGTTTATTACGCGATCGCATACAAAATGACCCAGAAACCGATGTTAAAGCAGCAGCGGCCGATGTCATCGGAGGACTACAATTAACTGAGGCTTATGAGGATTTAAAACAACTCTATCATCAAACCTCTGATTGGTTATTACAGTTAAGTATCATTGCTACATTGGGAGAATTAGGAGAACCGAAAGCCATTGAATTGTTAGAAGATGCCTTAAAATCTGATAATGGATTGGTTCGGATCTCTGCGGTGAGTGCCTTAGGAGAATTAGGCAATCAAGAAGGCATTAAATTACTGCTTGATTTAGTCAAAGATGAAGATTGGCAAGTCCGTTATCGACTGGTTCAGGCCTTGGGCAAGTTGGGAGGGGATCAAGCTCAAGAAGCCCTTAAAATTCTAACAGAAGATTCTATGGAACAAGTCGCTAAAGAAGCTAAAGAAAATTTAGCTTAA
- a CDS encoding type IV pilin-like G/H family protein, whose amino-acid sequence MIFLKLFQSVTNKPAKGFTLIELMVVILIVSVLGVIALPMTISAVGKARETEAKQILSSIGQGQQAYFFEHATFATALDSLDVTFSGQYYNFEEPLLINSTAVKHGAIGLNAQQANTREYQLGIYYNLSSFSLVLCQSSTENDVAEAPNSSNDSCIQGTRID is encoded by the coding sequence ATGATTTTTCTCAAACTTTTTCAAAGTGTTACCAATAAGCCAGCCAAAGGATTCACTTTAATTGAACTGATGGTTGTCATATTAATAGTATCCGTATTAGGGGTGATTGCATTACCAATGACTATATCTGCTGTCGGAAAAGCAAGGGAAACAGAGGCTAAACAGATTTTGAGTAGTATTGGACAAGGACAACAGGCTTATTTTTTTGAACACGCAACATTTGCAACTGCACTTGATTCTTTAGATGTCACTTTTTCTGGTCAGTATTATAATTTTGAAGAACCATTATTAATTAATTCCACTGCAGTCAAACACGGGGCGATTGGCCTAAATGCTCAACAAGCTAATACTAGAGAATATCAATTAGGAATTTACTATAATTTGAGTTCATTTTCTCTTGTTCTTTGTCAAAGTTCCACTGAAAATGATGTAGCTGAAGCCCCCAATAGCTCAAATGACTCTTGTATCCAAGGTACTAGAATAGACTAA
- the sppA gene encoding signal peptide peptidase SppA — protein MIWPFKPRPSKQIARIEITGAIASETRKYVLEALNTVKEKKFPALLLRIDSPGGTVGDSQEIYEALKRLQDKVKIVASFGNISASGGVYIGMGAQHIMANPGTITGSIGVILRGNNLERLLDKIGVSFKVIKSGPYKDILAFDRELTEEEHHILQEMIDTSYQQFVTTVAQGRNLDVNKVKTFADGRIFTGQQALELGVVDRLGTEEDARRWAAELAGLNPDKAQCYDIEEPKSLLNRVLSRNQSKSKLKTSMDWLEFELKTNGQPLWLYRP, from the coding sequence ATGATTTGGCCATTTAAACCTAGACCCAGTAAACAAATAGCCCGTATTGAAATTACAGGGGCGATCGCTTCAGAAACCCGTAAATATGTCCTCGAAGCCCTCAACACGGTAAAAGAGAAGAAATTTCCGGCCTTATTGTTACGCATAGATTCCCCTGGGGGAACCGTTGGCGACTCCCAAGAAATTTATGAAGCCCTAAAACGTCTACAAGATAAGGTGAAAATTGTGGCTAGTTTTGGCAATATTTCTGCTTCTGGAGGAGTTTATATTGGCATGGGCGCACAACACATTATGGCTAACCCCGGAACCATTACTGGCAGTATTGGGGTGATTTTACGAGGGAATAATTTAGAACGATTATTAGATAAAATTGGGGTTTCTTTCAAAGTAATTAAATCAGGTCCTTACAAAGATATTTTGGCCTTTGATCGAGAATTAACCGAAGAAGAACATCATATCTTACAAGAGATGATCGATACCAGTTATCAACAATTTGTCACTACTGTAGCCCAAGGACGAAACTTAGATGTTAATAAAGTTAAAACCTTCGCCGATGGTCGCATTTTTACCGGACAACAGGCCCTAGAATTAGGAGTCGTGGACCGTTTAGGGACAGAAGAAGATGCCCGCCGTTGGGCTGCTGAATTAGCAGGATTAAACCCCGATAAAGCCCAATGTTATGACATCGAAGAACCTAAATCCTTATTAAATCGGGTTTTGTCTCGTAATCAAAGTAAGTCAAAATTGAAAACATCAATGGACTGGCTAGAATTTGAATTGAAAACCAACGGCCAACCTTTGTGGTTATATCGTCCTTAA
- a CDS encoding cyclic nucleotide-binding domain-containing protein codes for MALSAFVQGMLGASSLALGATVGVFLPPKRALSASIMAFGSGTLIAAIAFEITRKVYEETGFFPLMLGFALGGILFTTLSQYIDQHGGFLRKPAASRRYLFEHQPQPETIPSILQRLSNVQVLQQLPEGEKEAIANLVIPVHAKPKQVLCQEGEPGDYFYMIAQGEAEVIKDRKHITVLGPGEIFGEMSLLTKEPRSATVIACTPMELYQLNEENFGQVLTRSPHLALALSRTLARRLRHSVDSHVAAQNNLDRWQQQLMEPVELDRLLTENSQTLTRLVERSTPVAILVGTLLDNIPEATVIGMNAGTQQLAWSFLLAVFISNFPEALSSASGMKQAGTSKVQILALWFGIVILSGMIATFGYYLQDSASLLFIGTAQAVAGGAILAMLASTMMPEAYELGGSSVSYSTIAGFLLGFLIAMVSG; via the coding sequence ATGGCACTGTCTGCCTTTGTCCAAGGAATGTTAGGGGCTTCTAGTTTAGCATTAGGGGCAACCGTCGGAGTTTTTTTGCCTCCAAAACGGGCTTTATCCGCTTCTATCATGGCTTTTGGCAGTGGGACTTTAATTGCGGCGATCGCCTTTGAAATCACCCGTAAAGTCTATGAAGAAACGGGTTTTTTCCCTTTAATGTTAGGGTTTGCCTTGGGAGGTATCTTATTTACAACTCTGAGTCAATATATTGATCAACATGGGGGCTTTTTACGCAAACCGGCCGCCAGTCGTCGTTATCTCTTTGAGCATCAACCCCAACCAGAAACCATCCCTAGTATTTTACAACGACTCTCTAATGTACAAGTGTTACAACAGTTACCAGAAGGAGAAAAAGAAGCGATCGCTAACCTTGTCATCCCTGTCCACGCTAAACCCAAACAAGTATTATGCCAAGAAGGGGAACCCGGAGACTATTTTTATATGATTGCCCAAGGGGAAGCCGAAGTTATCAAAGATCGTAAACACATTACGGTATTAGGACCGGGAGAAATTTTTGGGGAAATGTCCTTATTAACCAAAGAACCCCGTTCTGCGACGGTGATCGCTTGTACGCCGATGGAACTGTATCAATTGAATGAGGAAAATTTCGGTCAAGTTCTGACCCGATCGCCCCATTTAGCCTTAGCCTTAAGTCGCACCTTAGCACGACGGTTACGCCATTCTGTGGACTCCCATGTAGCAGCCCAAAATAACTTGGATCGCTGGCAACAACAGTTAATGGAACCAGTGGAACTGGATCGCCTTCTCACGGAAAATTCCCAAACCCTCACCCGTCTAGTGGAACGGTCTACCCCTGTGGCTATTTTGGTGGGAACCCTATTAGATAATATCCCTGAAGCCACGGTGATTGGTATGAACGCTGGAACGCAACAGTTGGCTTGGTCTTTTCTCTTGGCGGTGTTTATCTCTAACTTTCCTGAAGCCTTAAGTAGTGCTTCTGGGATGAAACAAGCCGGAACCTCTAAAGTGCAAATTCTTGCTCTTTGGTTTGGTATTGTTATTCTGAGTGGTATGATTGCCACCTTTGGTTACTATTTACAAGATAGTGCCTCTTTGTTGTTTATTGGGACAGCCCAAGCGGTAGCTGGTGGGGCAATATTAGCCATGTTAGCTAGTACCATGATGCCCGAAGCTTACGAATTGGGAGGAAGTTCCGTGTCTTATTCAACCATTGCGGGTTTTTTGTTAGGATTTTTAATTGCGATGGTTTCTGGTTAA
- a CDS encoding CCA tRNA nucleotidyltransferase, with product MSQPTLFFNLSSKILPFDLELLPMPAYLVGGMVRDSLLNYQQNYLDLDFVLPELVIETAKKISNQYNAGFVVLDAERKIARVVFEQGTVDFAQQEGDTIETDLRRRDFTINAIAYNFHQQQVIDPLNGLEDLQTKTIRMIHVKNLQDDPLRLFRAYRQAAQLKFKIDPKTRQTIVQLSSLITQVATERVQTELNYLLGNSRGSYWLSEMEKDGLLKIHFPHINHDNLQLLKEIDRVLELLLNKLKETEFKSFFNLQDNQEIYKSSLIQRARLTCLVSNNTEIAKRELMNLKYSNQDIKAILNILSHLPWLRGNQQNISFKNLYFLFLELGDNFPIFALVALAKKVNNQLIFKLIDHYLNPQDKVAHPIALITGHDLIKNLNMKPSPQLGQLLTEVSIAQVEGKISTKEEALNFARHSLKNWS from the coding sequence ATGAGTCAGCCGACATTATTTTTCAATTTATCTTCTAAAATTTTACCATTTGACTTAGAATTGCTACCTATGCCTGCTTATTTAGTAGGTGGTATGGTTCGAGATTCACTACTGAATTATCAGCAAAATTATCTTGATTTAGATTTTGTTTTACCTGAATTAGTAATCGAAACAGCAAAAAAAATTTCAAATCAGTATAATGCGGGTTTTGTGGTTTTAGATGCAGAAAGAAAGATTGCTAGAGTGGTTTTTGAACAAGGAACTGTTGATTTTGCTCAACAAGAGGGAGATACCATTGAAACAGATTTAAGGAGACGGGATTTTACGATTAATGCGATCGCCTATAACTTTCATCAACAACAAGTTATTGATCCTTTAAATGGGTTAGAAGATTTACAAACAAAAACCATTAGAATGATTCATGTTAAAAATTTACAAGATGATCCCTTACGATTATTTAGAGCTTATCGCCAAGCTGCTCAACTAAAGTTTAAAATCGATCCAAAAACACGGCAAACCATTGTTCAATTATCTTCTTTAATCACTCAAGTAGCTACTGAACGTGTACAAACTGAATTAAATTATTTATTAGGCAATTCTAGGGGTAGTTATTGGTTAAGTGAAATGGAAAAAGATGGCTTATTAAAAATTCATTTTCCTCACATCAACCATGATAATTTACAGCTACTGAAAGAAATAGATAGAGTTCTTGAACTATTATTAAATAAGTTAAAAGAAACAGAGTTTAAAAGTTTCTTTAATCTTCAAGATAATCAAGAAATTTATAAGAGTTCTCTAATTCAAAGAGCAAGACTAACTTGTTTAGTTTCTAACAATACTGAAATTGCTAAGAGAGAATTAATGAATTTAAAATACTCTAATCAGGATATTAAAGCCATTTTAAATATTTTAAGTCATTTACCTTGGCTAAGGGGAAATCAGCAAAACATATCTTTTAAAAACCTATATTTTCTATTTTTAGAATTGGGTGATAATTTTCCTATTTTTGCTCTTGTTGCTTTAGCCAAAAAAGTCAATAATCAACTAATTTTTAAACTGATTGATCATTATCTTAATCCTCAAGATAAAGTCGCTCATCCTATTGCTTTAATTACAGGTCATGATTTAATCAAAAATCTTAATATGAAACCTAGTCCCCAACTTGGCCAACTTTTAACAGAAGTTTCTATCGCTCAAGTTGAAGGAAAAATATCGACTAAAGAAGAAGCTTTAAACTTTGCTAGACACTCCCTAAAAAACTGGAGTTGA